From the Odocoileus virginianus isolate 20LAN1187 ecotype Illinois chromosome 20, Ovbor_1.2, whole genome shotgun sequence genome, the window TTTGAGTTGGGTTTCTGACACCTATTATAGGATAAAGAATCCTGATATAGACTTCTATCTGTCCTAGGTACACATGGAAAAGAGAGATACACATTTCACACAAACATGGAAAGACTTATAAACATGtgcacaaatacacatacacttaCACACGTGTGGGCATGAATATGCTGTTATGCATCTTCAGACTCCGGTTTGGGCAGATACTTGCTTGGATGCATATACACACAGTCACAGAAGGCAGGCACACACAAGTATATGCACCCTGTAATGAATTTTGCTTGTACCACACAGACATCCACACTCAGTCACAGACCcacagtaacacacacacagacacactcaagGATTCACTTATTGCAGAATGTTCCAACTCCTTACAGTTTATTTCTGCAGCTCTATAAATAAGGggtgagggactttcctggtgttctagtggctaagactctgcactcccaatgcagggagtccaggttccatccctggtcagggaactagatctcacatgccgcaactaagagttcaaatgccacaactgagagttcgCATGCTAtaattaaagatcctgcatgctgcaatgaagctggaagatcccatgtgctgaaactaagaccagtgcagccaaataaatacatatttttttaaaagggggtgAGAAGAAATATCTTCAGGCAGGACTGGGGCTAATGCATAAAGAAGGTCTGGGGTCTCAGATGGGCTGAGAGTAGGTCCTGGTTCTCAGATGCACACATCTCTTCTGGTGACACAATTCACATCCCAAGTGAGAAGGTGGAAGAGGTTGAATGTGGCAGGCCTTGAGGCTTTCTTGAGACTCCTGTGGGAGAGATGAGAAGTTTCCCACTGATGCCCAGTTTCCCCATTGCCTGGGCATCAGCCTCCACCTTACCCAGGGCCCAGATATTCATCCTCTTCCAGGGTCCCTCACCTTCTCTGGGGCCTCCTGGAGCTGATGCAGCCAGTGCTGGAAGTGGCCCCGGGGCCTGCAGCCTGCTGTGGGCTGAGCCCGGACCTGAGCACAAAAAAGTGTGGTGTGTGAGACAGGACTTGGGACAGAGGGGTGAGGTCCCATCTTCCCAGAACCCACAGATCCAGCCCAGGTGCCCCGGGCACTCACACAGGCCTGGAGCTTGGAGTGGATGTAGTGTATTGTGAGAAGGGGCTGCTCCAGGGTGTGGTCCAGGGATGAGGTAATCACAGCTCCCAGGACCCTTCAGGGTCAGGACCAGCTCTGCCTCTAAGGCTATGGGATGCTCCCACACCTGACAGGTGAGAGAGAACAGGTGATGTGGGAAGGTGAGGAAGGATAGGCAAGAACACTCAGTGAAGTGGAGACAGGTAGGGAAtccaggggaggagggcaggtgaCACGAGACACATGATGGACACAGGTGATGGGACAGGTTACGAGGGAGCAAGTAGAGGGGAACACGTGGAAGGAGAATGTTGAAGGGGATACAGGTGAGGCAGAGTGACAGGGGAAGCGAcaggtgaaaaactgaaataggGACAAATGAAAAGTGAATCACGGGAGGGCTCACAGAGGTTTGAAGaggtggggatggagagggaCCGAGGTGGGAGTCAGTGGCGAGGGGAAGAGGGAGTCAGTGTTGAGAGTGGATGATGATAAGGCGGGAGAGGGGGCAGGGCAAGGGTCACAGGTCGGGGACAGAgctgggagagaaaaggagaaatgagaaggaaataggGAAGAGGGCAGGTGAGAGGGACAGGTGAGGGAGACAGGAGAGTGAACCCCGGGGAGGGACAGGGACAGGGTCAGGGGAGCATTTGAGGAGGGACAGGGGTGCAGGACAGATGAGCAAAGACCAGAGGAAGAGAAATACAGATGAGCTAAAGGAGGCGCGAGGCCAGCTGCAGAGCTAGAGCTAGAGGGGGGCGGGGCCAGGTGAGGGCAGGTGGGCCTGACTCTCCCAACTTACCTGCAGGTGCTTCAGGTCCCGGGTCCTGGGGAACAGGCGGGAGGTGAGGTCCCAGTCCTTCTGCAAGAGTGAGTCTTCCTAGAGAGCAAGGACAAGGTTGGATCACAGCGGGAGGGTTGGAGGCTAACAGCAGGGATGAGGGTCTAGCAGGAGGGCTTGAGTTTAACCCATAGGCAAGAGGCAAGCGGTTGTgccatgccaagtcacttcagtcatttctgactctctgtgaccccatggactgtagtccgtcaggcttctctgtccatgggattctccaggcaagaatactggagtgggttgctatgctcttcttcagaggctcttcctgacccaggaatcaaacttgagtctcttatgtctcctgcactggcaggtgggttctttaccgctagtgccaccaggaaagcctgagtcGAGAGATTCAGTCAGTtcggtttagttgctcagtcatgtctgactctttgcaaccccatggactgcagcacgccaggctttcctgtccatcaccaactcctggagcttgctgaaactcatgaccattgagttggtgatgccatccaaccatctcatcctcttcatccccttctcctcccaccttccatctttctctgcatcagggtcttttccaatgagtcagttcttcccatcaggtggccaaagtattggggtttcagcttcagcatcagtccttccaatgaatattcaggactgatttcctttagtatggactggtttgatctccttgcagtccaagggactctcaagagtcttctccaacaccacagttcaaacgcatcaattctttggtgcttcttcaactcacatccatacatgactactggaaaaaccatagctttgactagatggacctttgttggcaaagtaatgtctctgctttttaatatactgcctaggttgctcatagcttttcttccaaggagtaagcatcttttgatttcatggctgcagtgattttgcagcccccaaaataaagtctgtcattgcttccattgttttcccatctgtttgccatgaagtgatggaactggatgccatgatcttaggtttctgaatgctgagttttaagccaactttctcactctcctcttttaccttcatcaagaggctctttaattcttcactttctgccataagggtggtgttatctgcatatctgaggttattgatatttctcccagcaatcttgatgccagcttgtgcttcatccagcccagcatttcacatgaaataagcagggtgacaatatactatCTTTacctattcctttcccaatttggaaccagtctgttgttccatttctggttctaactggtgcttcttgacctgcatacagatttctcaggaggcaggtcaggtggtcttatattcccatatattgaagaattttccacagtttgttgtgatccacacagtcaaaggctttggcatagtcaataaagcagaagtagatgttcttctggaactctcttgctttttcaatgatctagtggatgttggcaatttgatctctggttcctctgcgttttctaaatccagcttgaacatctggaagttcgtggttcacatactgttgaagcctggcttggagaattttgagcattactttgctagcatgtgagatgagtgcaactgtgtggtagtttgaacattctttggcattgcctttctttgggactggaatgaaactgaccttttccagtcctggggccactgctgagttttccaaatttgctggcatattgagtgcagcactgtcacagcatcatcttttaggatttgaaatagctcacctggaattccatcacctccactagctttgttcgtagtgatgcttcctaaggcccacttgacttcacattccaggatgtctggctctaggtgagtgatcacaccatcgtggttatctgggtcatgaaaatcttttttgtatagctcctctgtgtgttcttgccacctcttcttaatatcttctgcttctgttaggtccatactgtttctgtcctttattgtgcccatctttgcatgaaatgttctcttggtatttttttttcttgaagagatctctagtctttcccattctattgttttcctctatttctttgcactgatcactgaggaaggctttcttatctctccgtgttattctttggaatagctggagacagaggatgagatggttggatggcatctccaactcagtggacatgagttttagtaaactcggggagttggtgatggacagggaggcctggtgtgctatggtccatggggtcgcaaagagttggacatgactgagcgactgaactgaactgaagagattaGAGATTAGTTGTAGACAAAAAGTTAGACACAGCCTGTAGCAAGAGGAGAGAGGTTAAGCCATCAGTAGCAGGGCAGCAGCTTGGCTATGGAAGAAGGGGTAGAGGTTAGCCCATGATAATAGGGACTtaatggttgtgtgtgtgtgtgtgtgtgtttcgtTGTGCCACAATCTGTATTGGATTGtgtcacatggcttgtgggatcttaattccccaaccaaggaGCAAATCTGGGCCCTTGGTAGTAAGAacacaaagtcctaaccactggttgtgttgtgttagttgctcagtcatgtctgactctttgcaaccccatggactgtagcccaccaggctcctttgtacatgggatttcccaggcaagaatactggagtggggtgctattcccttctccaggtgatcttcctgacccagggatcacacctgcgtCTCGTGTccccactagcatcacctgggaagtcactGGATCACTAGAGAATTcccatccttttctttcttgaagGCCACCAGCTCACCTGGCAGCAGAGATTTGAACATGCCATTGTTGCAGCCTTTCCTGGTTGTGGTGGGGACAGGACGTGCTCTGGCCAAGCCCAGCCCCTTGGTCACCAGAACTAGCATTCATGCTGCAGCCATGGCCAAATTTCCACTGCTTCTCCAGCTGCATAGCTCAGCTTTTTAGTCAGGCTAAATGAGCTATCCTGGCTGAGGTTTGTGAAGCGAAAAGGCAAATGACTTTGACTTGAAAGGCATGATTGGGTATGGCCAGTTGACTGAGCCAGGTGAGTTGACATGTGTGGGTGAGGCAAGGTGAGCTCAGCACCACgcccagaagaaaagagaatctgAAATCCCAGGAGGGCTCTGGAGATGTTCCTATGAATCCCTGGGATGTTGGGGAGCCCCTGATGGaggctgaggcaggaggagaggtgggAAGCTACCACaacagggcaggggctggggtggggtgggtgtgggtgagGCTGCTGGAGTGGCAGAGAGGAAGCTTCCTCCATTGGTTTAAGTGTTTTTCACGAACCCACTTATTTTATGCTCCGAACATTCCCATGGGTAGTTATTTTTATGATCACTCCCATTTTACTGGTGAGGAAACGAGGGCACAAGAGGGTAAAGTGACTTAACCTTAGGTCCCACAGGTGTTTAATGGCAGAGTCGGGGTTTGAATGAAGATCCATGCACTTACTCCCTATTCTGTGCACAGCCAAAATATAAGATGGAAACCTCTGGGGCTCAAGATGCctagctttcctttctctccctctgggTAGCATGAAAGGGTAGGAGGCTCCTTGTTCGCAGGGCAAGAGCACTTGCTGGGGTTACCTGAAAAGCAggcactgaggagggctttcagAATGCAGGCAGAGTCTGGTTGCTTTGCTGGCATCATCCCCTGCGGTAATAAACATTGTGCAGCGAGGAGGGAATTGCTCTGATGTACAGGAACTTCCtattttttgttcctttatttctttttcttggccctAAGGTGCAGAAAGATATTAATCATATTCTTCAGATCATAATATAGAATCACCATTGGTCCATGAAAGACTCTCTAAGGTTTTACCCCCAGCCTCATGCCCAATCCCTACCCTCCTTCCCCTTCACAGACACCCACTTTAATGCCTTTGATATATAGCTACAAAGATGTAGCTTTATACTTAATGATTTTGAATGTGTATATGTTGTTTCCAATTTACATAAACGGGATTGGGCTATATATCTTCTGTTtattccccctcttttttttgtttgtttgttagccTAATAGTATGTTTCTGAGATCTCCCCATATAGGGGTGTACTTCAAGCTCTCTGTTGCCAACTGCTGCATTGTGTTCCACGGTGTGTCTGCAGCAGtctgttacttatttatttccCCAGTGAAGGACACTTAGGTTGCCTTCAGCTCTCCATTACCATGAGGCTCACACACATCCTCTCTGTGGGAGGTTTTCTAGGATGTactgagtacatcatgtgaaatgctgggctggatgaatcacagactggaatcaagattgccggaagaaatatcaacaacctcaaatacgcagatgataccactctaatggcagaaagcgaaaaggaactaaagagcctcttgatgagggtgaaagatgagagtgaaaaagctggcttaaaactcaacattcaaaaaactaagatcgtgctcgcttcggcagcacatatactaaaattggaacgatacagagaagattagcatggcccctgcgcaaggatgacacgcaaattcatgaagcgttccatattttttctagggtgaaacagatcaccagcccaggttgggtgcatgagacaagtgctcgggcctggtgcactgggaagacccagagggatcgggtggagagggaggtgggaggggggaccgggatggggaatacatgtaaatccatggctaattcatttcaatgtatgacaaaaaccactgcaatgatgtaaagtaattaacctccaactaataaaaataaatggaaaaaaaaacaaaaaacaaaaaactaagatcacggtatccagtcctatcacttcatggcaaatagatggggaaacaatggaaacagtggcagattttattttcttgggctccaaaatcactgcggatggtgattgcagccacgaaatgaaaagatgcttgctccttggaaggaaagctatgacaaatctagacagcatattaaaaagcagagacatcactttgctgagaaaggacagtctaatcaaagctatggtttttccagtagtcatgtatgcatgtgagggttcgactataaagaaagctgagtgccgaagaattgatgcttttgaactgtggtgtcggagaagactcttgagagtcccttggactgcaaggagatcaaaccagtcaatcctaaaggaaatcagtcctgaatattcattggaagggctgatgctgaagctccaatcctttggctacctgatgcaaagagctgactcattggaaaagaccccgatgcagggaaagattgagggcaggaggagaaggggatgacagaggatgagatggttggatagcatcaccaacctgatggacatgagtttgtgcaagctccaagagatggtaaaggacagggaaccctagtgtgctgcagtccaggggttgcaaagagttggacatgactcagaggATGAACAGGAACAACCATAGCCCTGACCTGGTGCCCCCACTGTGTCCCTTCAGCTCATTTTCTCCCTCACTTGTGCATCCAGTGGGTTGCCACACACATCGACAACCTCTCACCTCATGTGCCCTGTATCCTTCTGCTTCTCCATCTGAGGTCTTTCTCCTGTCTGCATGCAGGACAGGAAGTGCTAAGATTAATTCCCCAGGGGCAATCTTCAATCAATGAGGATCAGGAGCCTGGGATGAagtatttctgtttccttttctttggtgACTCAGTTCTGAGGTGTGCTCTACATGATTCCTAAACTCCTTAGAGGGTCCCTGGTAGGAATGACCTCGAGTTGTTCATGGTGGTCACCGTTTGGGGGTTGGGACTAATGTGAGGAAGCAAGATAGCTAGGGTGCAAAATTTAAGGAGTCACCCAAAGTGCCTCACTCTGCGCCACTTATTgccttttcccccctctttcttttcttaaaaattaaaaaatattttggccacaccatgcagcttgtggaaCCATCACCCCtcgaccatggattgaacccagcaGTAATAGCAGCAAATACCAACTACTAGGCCACTAGGGAACTCATAGCTCTTTCCTCTTGAATCCCAATTTTCCCACTCCCTTAAATTTCCTGGGGATACCTCCCAGATAAACTTCCTGTACCCTTGGTTCAGGGCATGCCCTTGGGAGACCCCAAACTAAATCCTGATCCCTATTCAGGAGCAGGATTTCTGAGTCATTACAGGGCACATCTGTCCTTATATTGTCTATTTAGCACCATTCAATAGAGTTTTCTGCAATGATGGAAGTGTTCTGTATTTGCACTGTCCAGTATGGTAGTtactagccacatgtgactgCTGAGTGCTTACAATTTGGCTAGTGCAAAGGAGGAActgaaatttcagtttctttcatttttcttttttttttcaggattctGGACTGGGTTTATATAGATCTCATAGCTAAGGTAGAAATGGCTGAGAAGATCTAAAGACTAGATGAgccaagtgttttgttttgttttgttttttacaaaagTTTACTCTTAAATGTACAATAGGTTCCAAGACAACGCTTCATTCTAGCTATAGGCGGCAACAGATATCATGGCAGGGAATCCAGGTGTTTAAACAGGAATGGAACTAAGGGTCATCACTGCCTCAGGCACAAGGGAACAGCTTACTTTTTGCCAGATTTCTTAATTCCACCAGTGGCCAGGGGGCCTTTCCCCGCGGCCTTTGCTTTTAGCTCCTCGAGTTTCTTCTGCTCCTCCTTCTGCTTCTGCTTGAATGCCTTATCTTCCTCGTCCATCTCCTTGGCTTGCTTCTTGGGCTGCTTCAGGGGCTTCTTCTTGCCACCTTCGCGGCCCGACATGGCGCCTGCCGCCCCTTCCCCAGACCCTGCCACCGGAAGCGgagcctcatttttctttaatttaaatctaATTCCTACACGTGTCTGGTGGCTACCATAATGGGCAGTGCAGTTCTAAATACTCATTTTGTTCTCCCATACAGTTGCACCTGCTTCATTCCCTTCAGAGATGCTTGAGAGACCCTGTATCCCTGTAAGAGGGTGGATGCCTCAGCACCTGGCTCTGAGTTAGATGATGAGGTCCTAGTCTTTGACTATGAGCTTGATGCAAAATAGATGCGACTTTTGAGGTTGAGGAAAGAGATGAGTGAATTTTGCATGTGGAAGGAATGTAAATATTTGATGGCCAGAAAGCAGATTGTAGTAGCTTTGAAACATGTCTTCAAGAAGTGAGTCTGTCTTGTTTCCTTCGATCTGGGTTGCCCTTTGTTGGATTTACCTTGCAGACTTGCAAGCCCTatacttggcttccctggtggctcagtggtaaagaacccgcatgacaatgtaggagacacaggtctgatccctgggccatgaagattcccctggaaaaggaaatggcaacctactccagtattcttgcctggaaaattctatggacagaggatcctggtgggctacagtccatggggtcacagagagttgaacatgacttagcaactaaacaaaaacaacaacaaaaggacaaatattgtgtgGTTCTCCTTATAGAAAATATCTAAGATAGGCagtttatagaaacagaaaatagtttAGCAGATACCCAGGACTAGTAGCAGGGGAGAAGGAGTTATTGCTTAATatgtacagagtttctgtttggatgctgaaaaagttttggaaacagatagtggtgatggtttacAATATAGTGAAtttacttaatgccactgaagtatacacttaaaaatggtttaaatgttAGGTATTCCccgacagtccagtggttaggacctcatatgtccactgcagggggcctaggtttgatatctggtcagggaactaagatctacaAGCCACGAGGTatggacaaaaaaaaagtttaaagtggCAAATTttactatgtgtatatatattacaacAATTAAGGAGGTTTAAAAAGGTAACCTTACTAGAAGAATGGAATcccaatgttttatattttaaaaaaaacatatacaaTGACCAAGTGGAGATTTATTCCATGaatgcaggttcagttcagttcagttcagttcatttcagtcactcagtcatgtccgactttttgggaccccatggactgcagcatgccaggcttccctgtccatcaccaactcccagagcttactcaaactcatgtccatcaagtcagtgatgccatccaaccatctcatcctctgttgtccccttctcctcctgccttcaatctttcccagcatcagggtcttttccaatgagtcagttcctgaAGAACTGAATGCaggttcaacatttgaaaatctatCAATGGAATCCACCATATTAacagactaaagaaaaaaaattatgtgataatgaaagcttttgcacagcaaaggaaggcACTGACaaactgaaaagacaacctactgaataagggaaaatatttgcaaatgatgtgacctatgagggattaatatccaacatatataaatagctcatacaactcaacatcataaaaaacaaacaatccagttTTAAAATGAGCAGGAGAACTGAATGGATATTGTCCAAAGAGGAActgcagatgaccaacaggcacataatAAGATACACAACATTGctaaccattcagttcagttcagttcagtcgctcagtcgtgtccgactcttttcgaccccatgaaccgcagcacgccaggcctccctgtccattaccaactcccggagtttactcaaactcatgcccatcgagtcagtgatgccatccagccatctcatcctctgtcgtccccttctcctcctgcccccaatccctccccgcatcagggtcttttccaatgagtcaactcttcgcatgaggtggccaaagtattggagtttcagcttcagcatcagtccttccaatgaacacccaggactgatctcctttaggatggactggttggatctccttgcagtccaagggtctctcaagagtcttctccaacaccacagttcaaatgcatcaatttttcggcactcagctttcctcacagtccaactctcacatccatacatgaccactggaaaaaccatagccttgaccagacggacctttgttggcaaagtaatgtctctactttttaatatactatctagattggtcataactttccttccaaggagtaagcatcttttaatttcatggctaaccattgctgctgctaactcgcttcagtcgtgtccgactctgtgagaccccatagatggcagcggaaatgcaaatcaaaatcataataaGATACGGTCTCACagctgtcaaaatggctatcatcaaaaagaccacagaaaacaaatgctgaagaggatgtagagaaaagggacttctcctacactgttggtggaaagtataaactggtacagccaccacgtaaaacagtaaagaaatttctcaaaaaactaaaaataaaattatcattcaTATAACCTGGCAATTCCATTCCTCGGTATATATCCCAAAAGAAGcccaaaactctaattcaaaatgatcagtcagttcagtcactcagtcgtgtccaactctttgcgaccccatgaactgcagcacaccaggcttccctgtccatcaccaactcctggagcttactcaaactcatgtccattaagttggtgatgccatccaaccatcttatcctctgtcatccccttctcctcctgccttcgatctttcccagcaacagggacttttccaatgagtcagtgctttctatcaggtggccaaagtattggagtttcagcttcagcatcagtccttccaatgaatattcaggactgatttcctttaggattgactggttggatctccttgcaatccaagggactctcaagagtcttctccaacaccacagttcagaagcatcaattcttcggtgcccagccttctttatagtccaactctcacatccatacatgactactggaaaaaccatagctttgactagatggacctttgttggcaaagtaatgtctctgctttttaatatgctgtctaggttggtcatagcctttctaccagggagcaagcatcttttaatttcatagctgcatgAAACAATTGAAAACAACTGAAAACcagaattaaaaatacaatacccCTTATAATTGCTTAAAAAAACCCACTTAGCTATAAATCAACAAAATATGAATAGAATCTGTATGTTAAAAGTTACAAAATTCTGCTGAAATGTTTAGAGTCCATGTGCATCCTGCTTGCTGCACCATAGGCAGATAGATTGAGAAATGAGTTGTTGGGtcaaggaatagtgactttaattggaaagccagcagaccaaaAAGATGGTGGAGTACTGCCCCAAAGAAGCATcttacctgagttagaattcaagctccttttatactaaaaggggagcTGAGTAAGCCTGGTTGTTGCAGACTTCTTGGTATGGGAATCCTTTGGTCTTGCAGCTGTTCACTGTAGGTTTAATTACAACAATCCTATAAATGTCCAACAAGaccaatgtttttctctttttgcaacTTTTAATCTCTATATGAAAGGGAAAGGATTATATCTTTAAAGGTCAGAGGCTTGAGAATGGCCTGTCATGTCTATTTCAGGCTAGCGGCAACATGCTTTTACAAAGGTGCAGATCCAGAATCAGGAAGTGGGGGCAACAGAACACAAAGGGTTAGCATTAAAGGCATAGATCCAATTGGAATCAAGCTTGTTATCTTTTTTACAGACAGAtaccaaaggagaaataaataaaggtaGAGACATATGGTGTTAATGAACTGGAATACTCAATGTAGTCGAGATGTCAGTTCTCCCCAGAGTGATCTATAATTCAATGTAACTCCTCTCAAAATgtcaacatgattttttttttggtatatatacacatatacttatcttaaaatttatatggattattatatttaaatttatacagaaaagaaaaagaactagaacagctaaaacaatattaaaaatgaaaaagtactaGAGACATCACCCTACCTAATCTCAAGACTTACTGGATAGtgacagtaatcaagacagcgTGATCCTGGGGGAAGTACAGACACATCAatcaatgcaacagaatagagaaccccaAAATGGAGCCACATAAGTCCGCCcaaatgaattttgacaaaaactgaaaaacaatccAATAAAAGAAGGATAGTCTTTTTaagaaatggtgctggaacaactggacattAGTAGGCAAATATATGAACCTGGGCCTAAACTTCATACCACATACAAAGGTTAACTCAAAACAGGTCAtactgcaaagcagaaataaagacaaagtCATAGAGAATggatgtatggataccaaggaggggaaggggggtggAATGCAATGAGAGAATGGAATTGACATATACGCATGagtatgtataaaacagataactaatgagaacctactgtatagcacagggaactctgttcaatgttaacgccacctgggaagccccatttaatgctctgtgacctaaatgggaaggtaATCCaaaaatgagtatatatatatatgtatgtatgtatgtatgtatgtttgtatgtatacatatatatgcacacatatgggctgccctggtgtctcagcggtaaagaatccgcttgctaatgcaggagatgaggattcCAGCCCTGcatttggaagatctcctggaggaggaaatggcaacccacttcagtat encodes:
- the LOC110134542 gene encoding translation machinery-associated protein 7, with the protein product MSGREGGKKKPLKQPKKQAKEMDEEDKAFKQKQKEEQKKLEELKAKAAGKGPLATGGIKKSGKK